One stretch of Miscanthus floridulus cultivar M001 chromosome 18, ASM1932011v1, whole genome shotgun sequence DNA includes these proteins:
- the LOC136524718 gene encoding glutathione S-transferase T3-like, with product MPFFGSGGSNSRGDESSPITSSSPASRAPPMQSAPVQIQEGSESSTDEGEKQGGLKLWREEENLRLVSAWLKNSNDPIDGNGKPQDRFWKEIAAEYNKNAPKQQRRSAVQCKEHWHKNMPLINKFNGVYNDVKNRNASGQSDDQLMEEVRAKWKGLMKKKRPFPLEHWWAALKDQPKWARAYPAHELQKRIKLNSSGAYSSSSAQDIDGASVESRRP from the coding sequence ATGCCCTTCTTTGGAAGTGGTGGAAGCAACTCCAGGGGTGATGAGAGCAGCCCCATTACTTCATCTTCTCCGGCATCCAGAGCCCCTCCAATGCAGTCAGCACCTGTTCAAATTCAAGAAGGCAGTGAGAGCAGCACAGATGAAGGTGAAAAGCAAGGAGGTCTCAAGCTTTGGCGTGAAGAGGAAAACCTACGCCTAGTAAGTGCCTGGCTCAAGAATTCTAATGATCCAATCGATGGCAATGGAAAGCCTCAAGATCGATTCTGGAAGGAAATCGCAGCTGAGTACAATAAGAATGCTCCCAAGCAGCAAAGAAGATCAGCAGTGCAGTGCAAAGAACACTGGCACAAGAATATGCCTCTCATTAACAAGTTCAATGGAGTCTACAATGATGTCAAGAATAGAAATGCTAGTGGTCAATCTGATGATCAGCTTATGGAGGAGGTTCGGGCAAAGTGGAAGGGACTTATGAAAAAGAAACGACCATTCCCATTGGAACATTGGTGGGCAGCATTGAAGGACCAACCTAAATGGGCTAGAGCTTACCCAGCACATGAATTGCAAAAGAGGATTAAGCTGAATTCATCTggtgcttacagctcttcttcagCTCAAGACATAGATGGTGCATCTGTTGAATCGCGGCGACCATAA